GAATACATTCTCAAAATGCGATGCATCGCTGATGCTCTCATGGCAGCAGGACAAGTGATCACTGATGAGGAGTTGATCTTGTATATGTTGGGAGGCTTAGGTCTAGAGTATGAATCGGTTGTGGTTAATCTGACATCTAGAAAGAATGTTACATTTCCTGAATTGCAATTTACTCTCCAGAATCATGAGATGAGGATCGAACAACACAATGTTGTTGCAACTATGGATCTCCAAAATCCATCAGCTAACTATGCCTCTGCCAACAGAAAGAATGGAAATCAAACATTTCCCCCTTCTAATCAGGGATCTCGTGGCCGTGGTTACCAAAATCATAGACGAGGAGGATGATCCTCTTATGGTCGTGGCAACAACACTGCCAATCGTCCCACATGTCAAGTATGTGGAAAACCTGGACATACATCACTCAAATGCTATCACCGCTTCGATCTAAGCTATCAAGGTGAAACTCATGCTCCTGGCACTAAAAATGCTACTCCAGAGACACCACAACCACAAGCTCTTATTGTTACTCCATCCACCGTTGCTGATAACAATTGGTATATGGACAGTGGTACTTCTCATCATGTCTCTGCTGCTACAACAAATCTCAACACTCCAACCTCCTGCAAAGGAAAGGAAAAATTGGTTGTAGGTAATGGCTCTCAACTTTCTATTCATCATATTGGCAATACTCACATCCCTGCCACTCGttctttaaatttaaaaaatgttATCCATGTCTCTGAGATAAAGAGCATCTCTAAATTTACACTGGATAATGATGTGACAATAGAATTTACTCCTGATTTGTGTTTTGTTAAGGACACTGCTACGAGACAGGTACTACTTCAGGGAACACTTAAGCATGGTCTTTATCAGCTGGAGCTTCCTTCTACACCATTGCCATACTCCACTCATTCAAATTTTCCAGCCGCCTACCTTAGTGACCAGACAGATTCTGCACATtcctctactaccactactttAAGGAATAAAACTCATTGTAATTTTCCTGAATTTTCTGATACTTCTCATTGTACTCAGTCCTCTCGTGCTAGTGTTCTTTGGCATAACCGACTTGGACATCCATCCAATGTCTTTCTAACAAAAGTACTTAATAAAATTCAAGTTCATTGTTCCAAATCTGGTAGAGAGTACTGTGATGCTTATCATTATAGTAAAAACCATCTTATGCATTTTTCCAGTTCAACAATTAAAACCACTGCTCCATTACAATTAGTTCACTCTGATTTACAGGGTCCTTCGCCCATTTCATCCCCTGAAGGGTATCGATATTACATCCTATTTGTTGATGACTTCACTAAATATTCATGGATATATCCCATGAGACAAAAGTTTGAAGCCTTTAGCATTTTTCAATTATTCAAAACAATGGTTGAAAACCAATTAAATCTATCCATTAAAGCCTTACAAActgattggggggggggggggggggtgagtaTCGCAAATTAAAAATTCCACTTTAGAAATTAGGAATCATATTTAGACACCCATGTTCTGATCACCATCAACAACAAGGTTGTGTTGAACGAAAACATAGGCATGTCACTGAGGTTGGTCTAACTCTTCTAGCTCAAGCTAACTTACCCTTATTGTTTTGGTGGGATGCTTTTTGTCTCTGCTGTCTTTGTCATTAATCGTCTTCCCACTCTTACTTGTCAATACAAATCCCCCTTTGAGTGCATCCACAAATATCCACCTGACTATAAATTTCTCAAAGTGTTTGGGTGTGCTTGTTTCCCATTTCTTAGACCATACAACACACACAAGTTTGCTTTCAAAAACTCCAAGTGTGTCTTTCTTGGGTACAGTCCCTTCCATAAAGGGTATCATTGTTTGCATTCTACTGGGCGAATATATATTGCCAGAAGCATCAACTTCAATGAAACAGAATTTCCTTACCCAACACTTTTCTCTACATCCAATATGCACTCATCCTCCACCTTTCGACAGAACCTCACCTCACCTGCCTTCATTATTCCTTCCTCTCCCTCTACTCCAGCTCATCCACAATCTCAATCACCAATCTCAAACACAAATATGTCTCTCCAAACATCAATCCCTTCTGTGTTTTCTACCTATGGGGATGATGCTTCAACAAGTGTTCCTACAATTTCTGAAGTAGCACATGTCTGAGTTAATGATCCTACTACAAATCAAGTAAGTGATTCATCTAATACTTCTATTAATTCTTTATCTCGCATGTTATCAACTAATGCTGTTGAGATGGAGATGCATCTTCCTACCTCTGAGATAGCACCTGCTAGTGGTACAATTGAGGACATTGGAGTTGAGACAACAACACAACCAATTGAGATTGCAACACCTAATATTGAGACAGTCCCATCAAATCAGGAGATCATTGTCCCTGACAGTACACAAAATGCTTCTATCTTGGTTCCAAGAGCACCACCACCTCTGCCTAGTGGTCACTCAATGCAAACGCGATCCAAGTCGGGTATATACAAACCAAAGGTGTATCTTGCAGCCACTTCTAACTCAATAGCTTGTGCACCAACCTCAGTCAAACAAGCTCTCACTATTCCAGTTTGGAAAAATGCCAGCTAGCGATGACATGAATATTATTCAATGTAAGTGGCTTTTTCGAGTCAAGTTCAAGTCTGATGGCACCTTGAATAAATACAAAGCTAGTCTTGTTGCCAAAGGCTTTCAACAAACGGCTGGTCTAGATTTTTCAGATACCTTTAGTCTAGTTGTTCGAGCTTCCACTATCTGAGTAATATTCTCTCTTGCTGTTACATTTGGATGGGACATACAACAAATTGATGTGAATAACGCATTCTTAAATGGAGTACTACATGAATGGGTGTACATGAAACAACCCACTGGATACGTTGATCCTACACAGCCTAATCATGTTTGTCTATTACATAAAGCACTTTATGATCTTAAGCAGGCTCCTAGGGGCTGGTTTGAACAATTAAAAAGTACTTTACTCAAGTGGggtttcaagtgtttaacttcAGATACATCTCTTTTCAACACAACCATGAAAGGTGCTCCTCTGTTTCTGttggtgtatgtggatgacatccTCATCACAGGTGCTAATTCCTCCACAATTGCTCAGCTCATTCATGATCTACACTCTAAATTTGCGCTGAAGTTACTTGGATCCGTGagctattttctgggttttgaggcCATTAGAACAGTTGTTGGTTTATTTCTTACTCAGTTCAAATATGCTACTGAGTTACTTCAAAAGACAAGTTTTGATGACTCCAAAGAAGCCCCAACTCCAATGATACTTGGTAATAAACTTTGTCTAGGTAACCGTCCCTTGTTTGACAAATCAGAAGTATATCGCAGTGTCCTTGGTGCTTTACAATATCTTACTCTTACAAGGCCAGATTTTTCCTTCTCAGTTAACAAACTAAGTCAGTTCATTAAAGCACCTACTGTCAATCACTGGACTGCCTATAAACGAGTACTTAGGTACATACGAGGCACCATCCATCTTGGACTCCACTTTAAACCAACTGCTGTTATGAGCTTAGAAGAATACTCTGATGTTGATTGGGCATCCAATTTGGATGATCG
This genomic interval from Humulus lupulus chromosome 8, drHumLupu1.1, whole genome shotgun sequence contains the following:
- the LOC133795464 gene encoding uncharacterized mitochondrial protein AtMg00810-like, giving the protein MKQPTGYVDPTQPNHVCLLHKALYDLKQAPRGWFEQLKSTLLKWGFKCLTSDTSLFNTTMKGAPLFLLVYVDDILITGANSSTIAQLIHDLHSKFALKLLGSVSYFLGFEAIRTVVGLFLTQFKYATELLQKTSFDDSKEAPTPMILGNKLCLGNRPLFDKSEVYRSVLGALQYLTLTRPDFSFSVNKLSQFIKAPTVNHWTAYKRVLRYIRGTIHLGLHFKPTAVMSLEEYSDVDWASNLDDRKSTSGFCLFLGGNLISWGSRKQQAIACSSTESKYHALASTATELIWLHSLLTELGIKISMVPTLWCDNQGAQALTINLVFHSQTKHIEVDVHYVRTQVAEKRFEVRYIPSTEQPADLFTKPITSPRFEFLCDKLNLDYSNYSLRGAVRNITNSILES